A stretch of the Rodentibacter haemolyticus genome encodes the following:
- the rlmKL gene encoding bifunctional 23S rRNA (guanine(2069)-N(7))-methyltransferase RlmK/23S rRNA (guanine(2445)-N(2))-methyltransferase RlmL, with protein sequence MKQLFATTSRGFEELLKVELTELGAQDAKVVQGGVHFHADDETLYRTLLWSRLASRILLPLIETKIYSDLDLYAAVSGFNWLAQFDERVTFFVDFNGTNQDIRHTQFGAMRVKDGIVDYFERQGKARPSVDKMQPDVRIHAYLNREELVISLDLSGEALHMRGYREETGQAPLRETLAAAIILRSGWQQGTPLVDPMCGSGTLLIEAAQMESKIAPQLHRLHWGFDFWKGHNQAAWEKVKEEAISTAQEKQRKIRPHFYGFDLDHRVLKKAQRNAQNAGVAHLIKWQQGDVAALENPMPNELGTVICNPPYGERLGTTPALIALYSVFGQRLKKQFSGWNASIFSSEATLLDCLRMRATRQFKAKNGPLDCVQKNYQISARKREENAVENALEFNRTLEVAVDFANRLQKNIKKIEKWAKQQGLDAYRLYDADLPEYNLAVDRYGDHIVVQEYAAPKNIDEHKARQRLLDAVTATLQVTNVETNKLILKVRQKQKGTNQYEKLANKGEYFYVNEYGAQLWVNLTDYLDTGLFLDHRLTRKMVGELAKGKDFLNLFAYTGSATVHAALGGAKSTTTVDMSNTYLNWAEQNLILNDLEGKAHKLIQADCLQWLEKCDRQFDLIFVDPPTFSNSKRMEESWDVQRDHIKLMRNLKRILRADGTIVFSNNKRGFKMDFAALEELGLSAVEISHKTLPLDFERNKQIHNCWLIKVN encoded by the coding sequence ATGAAACAATTATTTGCCACCACATCACGTGGCTTTGAGGAACTGCTAAAAGTTGAGCTGACCGAACTTGGCGCGCAAGATGCAAAAGTTGTGCAAGGCGGCGTGCATTTTCATGCAGATGATGAAACCCTTTATCGCACATTACTTTGGTCGCGTTTGGCTTCACGTATTTTATTACCTTTAATCGAAACCAAAATTTACAGTGATTTGGATCTTTATGCGGCGGTTTCGGGCTTTAATTGGTTGGCTCAATTTGATGAACGAGTGACGTTTTTTGTGGATTTTAACGGCACGAATCAAGACATTCGTCATACTCAATTTGGTGCAATGCGAGTGAAAGACGGCATTGTAGATTACTTTGAACGCCAAGGAAAAGCACGCCCAAGTGTTGATAAAATGCAGCCTGATGTGCGTATTCACGCTTATTTAAACCGTGAAGAATTGGTGATTTCCTTGGATTTGAGCGGCGAAGCCTTACATATGCGTGGTTATCGTGAGGAGACCGGTCAAGCGCCATTGCGGGAAACCTTGGCTGCCGCAATTATTTTGCGTTCGGGGTGGCAACAGGGAACGCCGTTGGTCGATCCAATGTGCGGTTCCGGAACATTGTTAATTGAAGCGGCACAAATGGAGTCGAAAATCGCTCCACAATTACACCGTTTACATTGGGGCTTTGATTTTTGGAAAGGGCATAACCAAGCTGCTTGGGAAAAAGTAAAAGAGGAAGCGATTAGCACAGCGCAAGAAAAACAAAGGAAAATTCGACCGCACTTTTATGGTTTCGATCTTGATCATCGTGTTTTGAAAAAGGCGCAACGAAACGCTCAAAATGCCGGGGTTGCTCATTTAATTAAATGGCAACAGGGGGATGTTGCAGCACTAGAAAACCCGATGCCTAATGAACTGGGAACGGTGATTTGTAATCCGCCTTATGGCGAACGTTTAGGCACGACACCTGCATTGATTGCCCTTTATTCTGTTTTTGGGCAACGTTTGAAAAAACAATTTAGCGGTTGGAACGCCTCTATTTTCAGCAGTGAAGCTACGTTGCTTGATTGCTTACGAATGCGTGCGACCCGCCAGTTCAAAGCGAAAAACGGTCCGCTTGATTGTGTGCAGAAAAATTATCAGATTTCAGCACGTAAAAGAGAGGAAAATGCGGTCGAAAACGCCCTTGAATTTAACCGCACTTTAGAGGTTGCGGTAGATTTTGCCAATCGTTTACAGAAAAATATCAAGAAAATTGAAAAATGGGCGAAGCAGCAAGGTTTAGACGCTTACCGTTTGTATGACGCCGATTTGCCGGAATATAATTTGGCGGTGGATCGTTATGGTGATCATATTGTCGTGCAAGAATATGCCGCGCCGAAAAATATTGATGAACATAAAGCCCGTCAGCGTTTATTGGATGCCGTTACCGCCACATTGCAGGTAACGAATGTGGAGACGAATAAATTAATTTTAAAAGTTCGCCAAAAGCAAAAAGGAACGAACCAATACGAAAAACTCGCAAATAAAGGAGAGTATTTCTATGTGAATGAGTATGGCGCACAGCTTTGGGTGAATCTGACGGATTATTTGGACACGGGGCTGTTTTTGGATCACAGGCTCACTAGAAAAATGGTAGGCGAGTTGGCGAAAGGTAAGGATTTTTTAAATCTGTTTGCTTACACCGGTTCGGCAACCGTTCACGCCGCATTAGGCGGGGCGAAATCAACCACAACGGTTGATATGTCGAACACCTATCTCAACTGGGCGGAACAAAACCTCATTTTGAATGATCTGGAAGGTAAAGCACATAAATTGATTCAAGCGGATTGTTTACAATGGCTGGAAAAATGTGATCGTCAGTTTGATTTAATTTTTGTCGATCCGCCCACCTTTTCCAATTCCAAACGTATGGAAGAAAGCTGGGATGTACAACGTGATCACATAAAACTAATGCGTAATTTAAAACGTATTTTGCGGGCAGACGGAACGATCGTGTTTTCCAACAATAAACGGGGATTCAAAATGGATTTTGCCGCATTGGAAGAATTGGGCTTAAGTGCGGTTGAAATTTCTCACAAAACTTTGCCCTTAGATTTTGAACGTAATAAGCAAATTCATAATTGTTGGCTTATTAAGGTGAATTAA
- the znuA gene encoding zinc ABC transporter substrate-binding protein ZnuA, with translation MKISLKISAISTALLALPMFANADVLASVKPLGFIASSIANGVTDTQVLVPPGASPHDYSLKLSDIQKVKSADLVLWVGEDVDSFLNKPINQIDRKKVITIADLEGVESLLGKAHHEHLHEEGEHNHKHTHQNEHKESHNHDHDNHEELTTNWHVWYSPAISRIVAQKVANKLTTQFPDKKELIAKNLDNFNRTLDARSDKIKAQLAPFADKGFFVFHDAYGYFNDTYGLKQTGYFTINPLVAPGAKTIAHIKEEIEEHRVNCLFAEPQFTPKVIESLAQSTKVNVGRLDPIGDGVQLGENAYVNFLQATADSYAQCLSK, from the coding sequence ATGAAAATATCATTAAAAATTAGCGCAATTTCAACCGCACTTTTAGCCCTTCCGATGTTTGCCAATGCTGATGTATTGGCATCCGTTAAACCGCTCGGCTTTATTGCTTCTTCGATTGCGAATGGCGTTACCGACACACAAGTGCTTGTTCCACCCGGTGCTTCCCCACATGATTACAGCTTAAAATTATCCGATATTCAAAAAGTAAAATCGGCGGATTTAGTGCTGTGGGTTGGTGAAGATGTGGATTCATTTTTGAACAAACCGATCAATCAAATTGATCGTAAAAAAGTGATTACCATCGCCGATCTTGAAGGTGTTGAATCATTACTTGGCAAAGCTCATCACGAACATTTGCACGAAGAGGGAGAGCATAATCATAAACATACTCATCAGAATGAACATAAAGAATCACATAATCACGACCATGATAATCACGAAGAGCTAACGACTAACTGGCACGTTTGGTATTCTCCGGCGATTAGTCGAATTGTCGCGCAAAAAGTAGCGAATAAACTCACAACACAATTTCCTGATAAGAAAGAACTTATCGCTAAAAATCTTGATAATTTCAACCGCACTTTAGACGCCCGGAGCGATAAAATTAAGGCTCAACTTGCACCATTTGCGGATAAAGGGTTTTTCGTATTTCACGATGCTTACGGCTACTTTAATGACACATACGGCTTGAAACAAACCGGCTATTTCACCATTAACCCGCTGGTTGCACCGGGGGCGAAAACTATTGCTCACATTAAAGAAGAAATTGAGGAACATCGTGTAAACTGCTTATTTGCAGAACCTCAATTCACACCAAAAGTGATCGAATCCCTTGCCCAAAGTACAAAAGTCAATGTCGGACGATTAGATCCGATAGGTGATGGCGTGCAGCTCGGCGAAAATGCCTATGTAAACTTCTTACAGGCAACAGCAGACAGCTATGCACAATGTTTGAGTAAATAA